The sequence attaaaaatattacaattgtcataacaatataaaatgaacgatattataaacgatataACACATAAAGTAAGTTTCTAAATTTGAACTAGAATGAAATTCGCTATACGTATAACCtactttaaatatgaaattaaaattatttaaataatatttatatataataatagtataaaatataattataaaacttatatctgttatagaatcaaaattaatttactatggttatttatacgttattatatataaaatatacaaattcttGTATAATTAACTGAGTGATacgtacttttataaaatagttttatattatattatttttatcggttcattttaatattatttatatcagttATAAAAAAAGTCTATTTGAAGATATATAGCAGAGGTGTAAGGTAAATTTTAACCAGGTGTTTTCGAATGCtgcatgtttattttttggtaatattattttattatggtgtgctcaaaatatttgaaaacattttaccggaaggaaatgaataatattcaattgtcgtaattatttttgcttttaaaaCTCTAGAAGGTCATATGGGCTAAAtaaaattctttataaatattttctcttcgtgtatattataaaacaaattgcatAGTATCCACTATCGATGCTGTACTTATCATTAAAAAGTTCACATGGGAAGCAGTGAATACGTTCGCGACCcgagtaaaattaataactaattaaatatctatCGAACTTTTTTAACCTTTACAACACTAAccgttaatttaattgtaaaacaatattaactatgttcttttttcaaataatactgGTTGTCAGTTGAGCATGAGCTTATTCATGTTAAACTAAATTTACCTACCTTTAGCCTTTAGGTATACCGTATATGTGTTATATGTAAttcatatacattaattataatttataggcatCTGATCTTATCTGATGTtgtcatattgaacattttaagtcTGTGTATACAGCATGACATATACTTTAGCCGATCGATTGttcaattttaactataataaatattgtattactattacaGGTAGAAATCCGCGCCCCATATGCGTGCCTATCTTCCCGCCCGCCTGGACCCGGAGCCGAGTGTGCTTGAAGTTCAGCAACGTGTACTTCGTGGGCCGTAACGTTCACGTGTGTTTAAGCATGGAAGCGCAAACCGAAAAAAAACCCGTGTTTGATGTAAACTTCAACTGCGTCCGGATGGGCACTCAGGGCGTGGCGTTGCTGAAACCAGAGGATGGTGGTGGCCTAGTGCCACCAATGCCTCAAGAACCAGCTGAAGGAACGACGGCGGTGGTAGCTGTAGCGGCGGACCCGACtagtcgtaaaaaaaaataaaactaaaccgCCCCATGCATAAGTTTTGCAAAAACTTGATCTAGATATTCGAATGCAATAATATACAGTGTTTCACCAATCATGTTATCCCccatattatcaattaataattaaataattctagttctaatttttagaatgtttaaactttaaagtttaaatatactcGAAGaccatttattcaaattcttgaGACTATTTTCATACTACTTAAGAAGTGTCTTGTGacattataaacatacatttttcaaaccAAAACCTtcctttttttctgtaaattatgtagtggataattattttaaaaatgttgatgaatataattaaaaattcgaacaaatagttttaaattattaaaatgtttataaaaaaaaaaaacataagttcttaaaaattattctacaaaaaatataaaataaatatagtattgaatttaatatttagaatatttggactatttttttaagttataaatactgatagatttatataaactaataaaattttcaaataaccatTAGCTCCATACCTTCCAAACTCATTATCGTGGACCTATTATCATTAGTAGATTTACAAAGTTAAACAACTTAAAAACTACTTGATCGaagattaattttgaatttttaacatattccGAAAAATCCTTTTTTAAGTTATGTACTATTTAAAAGGATGAAGGagatcataatttaaaaacataaatattaatatctccACAGAACTATCCATATGTAGAAGGTACACCAAATTCAAggattaaaaatatagtctCAAAGCATatctaatgataatattttgaataatttgctTTATTGAAGAAGAGAAAGAAAGGGACATGCTTGGAGAATCACactgtataattttgtattattccatgtaacgtaatattatcatagctggtaaatatttgtatattagtcAAATTGATTcgtataacatgtataaataaattataagtgacaaacgttatttaataagttattacttaaattatattagcagtattatttaatatttataaccattatttatttctattgaaTCGATTCGAAAATGTGTTCACTGATATTATTGAAGTTATGCGGTTCTaccatgaattattataatacagaattattgaaattaataataatatatatatatatattatataaagtatttaagtctttttgatatttaaaattgtataagataatataatataatcataatatttcctatatttattgtaccaataataatatattacttaatttaaaacaacgaatattattatattaaattggataatgaacaataaagtttttttttttagttaagctTTGACAACTCAGGTTATTACTTGTGGGATTTATATGTTTGCTACTTTAAGGTATGATGGTATTGTGGATTTCTGGAGCACATGTTTCTGTGTATGAGACATGACAATTCAGCATCATAATAATCtactgtgtaatgtgtatattctATAGTCTATTTTGCACACGCGGGAGAAGGATAAATCATTCATATTACATTGTTACTTATTGACTaactaaaagttaaataattaatattgattaatattttaaaaccatttcgaattttcgaaataatttactctaataacaaatatatatttatacacagagTGTAACTCGCCTATTTGACAAATTCAATAATAGTGCAAATGCAATAATGTAAAATAGACGAGTTACACCctgtatttaattatgaatatacttTCTCATAATTCTGTCCAAGTATttgtatatcaatttaaattgtgtatttgCTACGCAAGAACCAAAAGGTTTATCGGTCCTCTTCAATAAAGatcaattaaattgattattcttTCCAGAATCATCATCAAATCTCTCTGAATATAGAACATGcaacagaataaataataatctattaatttaatactccTAAAATGTTACTTTACAAACAcacatagaatatatatatatatatataaataaatacacccttactataaaattaaacttgtcTATTACAGACAAAcggtttgaatatattattatgtcaccgTGTTAATGGGAATTTAGGATAAAGCGACGTAGGTACAACAGGAAGTTATCAAATACTTGGTTATAAGGACGTAAAGTTTGGTAGAAACGCTAAGAGCTGAACCTAGCGTATCCGAGGATGGGAGATGTAAAAGGGTGTAAAACAGAATAGATAGGCTCTTTGTCGATTATAGTCGACATAACAAACACTAACTGTATGTTTGCTCCATTGATCACCAGACACTCAGGTCGAGCACAACCCTTGTCATGCGTAGATTTATtggaaaccaaaaaaaaaaaaatcatcttagTTTTGAAACTTTTGAATCCGTCAAGTAAACATAACAGTATTtcttacaaaaaatacaatttaagataaataatcattattatacaatcatatttaagaattaaaaaactacatattataataaaaatgtggtctgataaaatcatattgtaatttaatatacctatcttttaataattaattttcgtgtatattttaataaaatcgataaatagtatatattttagtgataaatatgtattacattaagAGGTAATAcgttttcaatttcaaattcgaatattaatttaaaatattatttttcaaatagttcATTACTAAAtgaatagtaggtatatttataattattaatttttaaacaatatatttctttaaataaatagtgtTAACAGATAAAATGAgttcaatataaattgtatttatgatatattttataattgtattaatattagcaTCGATTATAGCTACAAGGTTATTAGCATGCTTGTAAGTTGTAATagttaacacatttttttattattatcaaaatgtagtaataatttaatttatccatgGTTGTCGGTATTAttctcaatataaaattataggacACTAAATTAAACTTTCTATTACTATGCGGGTATGAaatttacattgttattatttacgaaCGATTATATTGATCAAATATTAGTATGTAAAACTGAATACTTAGGTAATTACATAAAcaattagtaacatttgtacCTCTACAACgatacatttcattatttcaacacaaatgaaaaataatgacaatactttatcatattatttaaaaccaataatttgttccaaaatacaattttttattatttatttgaattttaaaaaatgtatcacaaCCAACTATTGGCAATCCcccaaaaaattcaaaaaagaaGAACAATAACATTGGTATCGTGATATACTCACCACATaataatccttttttttttttatctaaaatataattggatATTATTTATGCCGAagcacaattaataatataatatattaatacaaaaatagtaatgcatagtaaaataatacatacaaatgaAATTGACAGAAAAATAACAGAAGGGAGGTCTCTAAGTCTCCAATAATAGAATCTTACTAATTGGAGTAATGAattctcaaaaataaatttatggttagtttatttttaagatatatagAATCAAAATACGTCAAATTGAGTTATctagtagtatataataattgttgtaagattttaaatttatacgttTGGGTATCATAGTTGTAATTTTCTAtagacatttatatataattgtatatttatatacgttattttgaaaatgcttAATTTCAGTAAGAATAACTATCTTGTGTTCCATTTTCAGAAATGTTCGCTCACAGGCAAAACGCATCATATTTATGTTATTCTATACTCATAATCAGTTGAAAATACTAACATGGTTACATTTTCTTAGTAGATAACCGCGAttgattagaaaaaataatgttgagacACTCCgagaaattttttaaaatacattctaGTATTCCAAGAAACtgtataatttcaaaaagtatAGTTCCATGctacatattttcattttaaaataaatattaagtcaaTGATTGAATCAATtgaatacataaatgtaatatattaattttctcgTCAATAATAAAACGTTGAATAAGGTTTATACCCAACACTTACCAAATACGGTGTATTAAGATttcatagttattaataaagtaataacgtTTATATAAGGTAGCCCATAATGAATGCACATAAACAATTTGCCAATATATAGAATATGACTTATTACAATCTATTTTATGACCATgggtaatcaaaaataataataaataccaatcAGAAACTCAGAACTTACACGCTACTGTGCAACATACTAATCATTGAACCTACGTATAGTGTAATGCACTTCATATGTATAGTTTTAAGGACGTCAAATGTAAATTTTGTGATAAAACCCGCAGCTGGACAAACTAGGCCTTAAAAGAGGTATATTCACATTGTATAATTACTAAGCGCATTGTTATTGTAGAACATCGGACGGATCGAaaccaaaaaaagaaaatctatCAATTCTACCTACAGCACAAAACATTGTAAATGGATATTTTACgagattttgttgtttttgcTTTACTATTGTCGTGCATTGTTGTAAAACatagttatacatatacacatatttggAATTCGAAAGGTAAGTTTATTATACCCATTTTAATGAAACTAAAACGTGACTCAAAATCGCAATTAAAACACAAGTTTTATCAAAATCGAGTTATCTATACCTACAATTCTGAAGTaggttttcaaattttattattttagagtaaaaatataaagatttttttttaaaacgcgagtattatgtaaaatatagtacaatattttcataattatttcaaaacatttaatttaaacgtgtatctaaatacatttatgaatctaattttttacagattgtatagatcaaaatattttcaattacactgtatactatataaacttCAATTTCAGATTTTTTCAACAAATGAAATTTgatatgattttcaaaatatataatataaaacttgtcgaaaaatgttttaattggaAATTGTGAATGAAGCGAATGATCtgtattggttttattataaatattaactttattttttcaactcaCAAACTTTACCACTTTATGCTATTAAACAACTTTTtgcaacaattaaaaaaaaacttttcaattTCCATACGACACCTATCTTAATTGTAAACAAATTGCAGACaatataaacctaatatttagatttaaaattttctgaatttttgtaaaaataatgaaatattaaaattatttgtgattttatatacactatacagtagtTACAGTATTTTGCATAAGtacgtaatattatcattttaagtattgatttataatttatttattatttatagtttcttcacttatttttagttagatatatttcaaaactttattgattttactaatTCTATTATTCTACTAtgaagaattaataaataataaaatttaactacctacctacctattgtgaaaaatcattaattaaaaacggCTAATAGTAAAACtgtttaagatttaaatttttatacatataatagcatgattataaataatattgtataaaaactcaaaattcataaaatttaaatttatttagtaatataagaaaaaaaaattgtgaaagataatattacaagttaggtaacagtatttaaaatgatatatttactaCACATTTCAGTTTTCTTGTAATTtaagaaacaaattaaaatcttCTAATTAACAAGAcagaaaactatttaaaatgattacctCTCATAACTTTGAAACAGAATACAGTG is a genomic window of Rhopalosiphum padi isolate XX-2018 chromosome 4, ASM2088224v1, whole genome shotgun sequence containing:
- the LOC132930565 gene encoding uncharacterized protein LOC132930565; the encoded protein is MITARLIVFCSALVIIVPDHVFADKANNILSTNFSPESREISYPCKCQESKCSCCSGNILQNFNLNIRQRLCTNITYNADDFEFNVRILFNDYTVYNRDVSGRNPRPICVPIFPPAWTRSRVCLKFSNVYFVGRNVHVCLSMEAQTEKKPVFDVNFNCVRMGTQGVALLKPEDGGGLVPPMPQEPAEGTTAVVAVAADPTSRKKK